TCGGTCTGTTCTGAATGGGCGCGCCTGACAGCCATGCCGCAGCAGATTCATTCTGCGGGGTGCCGCTTGGCGGCATGGCCGTTAGCGCAAGGCGCTGCGTCCGGTGAAGCCTGTGCCCGCCAATGAGATCTTCAGGCACCAGCATGAGAATGCCTCGCCGACCCAAAGGACAAACGCAGCGGACTTCCCCTATGCTTCAGGCTGAAGTCCTGATGGAGACGTTCGCCATGCCCTTGTCCGGTTTCGCGCAAAGCCAGTTTCGTGACGGCTCCACCACATTTCCGGTGTATCGCATCGGCGCAGGTCCCGGGGTTGTGATCATCCACGAAATCCCCGGCATCACCCCGCAGGTGGCGCGTTTCGCGCGCTGCGTGGCCGACGCGGGCTTCACCGTGGTGTTGCCCGAGCTGTTTGGCACCGCTGGTCGCCGTCTGTCCGTCGGCTATCTCGCCGATTCGGTGGCGCGGGTATGCGTGCGACGGGAATTTCATGTGCTGGCCCGCAACGGCACCAGTCCCATCGTCGAGCCGCTCAAGGTCCTGTGCCGGCAACTGCATGCCGAGTTGGGCGGCCCCGGCGTGGGCGCGCTGGGCATGTGCCTGACCGGCAATTTTGCCCTTGCCATGATGGTCGATCCGGTGGTGGCGGCGCCGGTATTGAGCCAGCCATCCCTGCCCTTCGGGATCACGGCGTCGCACCGCGCGGCGCCGCACCTCAGCGAGGCCGATCTGCGCTGCGTCAAGGATCGGGTGTCCCAGGGCGCGCGGCTGTTGGGGCTACGCTTCACCCATGATCTGGCCTGCCCCAAGGCGCGTTTCGATCGCCTGCGTCGCGAGCTGGGCGAGGGTTTCGAAGCCATCGAGATCGACTCCCGTCCCGGCAATGCCCACGGCATCCCGCGCTATGCCCACTCCGTGCTCACCAACGATCTGGTGGACCGCGCAGGGCACCCCACCCGGGCCGCGCTGGATCGGGTGCTGGATTTTTTTGCCGAGCGCCTGAAGGCCGCGTGAGGCGGACCATCGGCAACGACGGCGCCGCGCCACCTGTCGATACCCCGCCGCCCACGCCATCCGTTCCGTCGCGGGACAGTCGGCCCCTTGCCGGCGATGAGGAACAGGT
The Banduia mediterranea genome window above contains:
- a CDS encoding dienelactone hydrolase family protein; the encoded protein is MLQAEVLMETFAMPLSGFAQSQFRDGSTTFPVYRIGAGPGVVIIHEIPGITPQVARFARCVADAGFTVVLPELFGTAGRRLSVGYLADSVARVCVRREFHVLARNGTSPIVEPLKVLCRQLHAELGGPGVGALGMCLTGNFALAMMVDPVVAAPVLSQPSLPFGITASHRAAPHLSEADLRCVKDRVSQGARLLGLRFTHDLACPKARFDRLRRELGEGFEAIEIDSRPGNAHGIPRYAHSVLTNDLVDRAGHPTRAALDRVLDFFAERLKAA